A part of Eriocheir sinensis breed Jianghai 21 chromosome 51, ASM2467909v1, whole genome shotgun sequence genomic DNA contains:
- the LOC126982498 gene encoding titin homolog isoform X36: protein MKAAITISLVFFSVAVRAAGEAEASGTNKSLTDVVAPAEGSLLEGWQLLEGYQQAYGDLPEDVSGAKDEDHSLAPEALETTGQKSSVDTCVLGAALTQPGLKDTHVPGEGLRQTGLQSQDEITQGLKPEEERRAALHQRTAQPEVAVPSTDSEAPATEGEVPLTEDEVPSTEDEAPLTKDEVPSTEDEVPSTEDEVPSTEDEVPSTKDEAPLTKDEVPSTEDEVPSTEDEVPSTEDEVPSTEVEVPSTEGEVPSTEDEGPAMDGKGLAADGEGLEADGENDIAEASHLKPARKVVGAVAAAVLPGARMLSESPVTARWKVWLLFTGSLIIAAWRVHIWRLRRRPRQDKAS from the exons ATGAAGGCTGCCATCACAATCTCCTTGGTGTTCTTTAGCGTGGCGGTGAGGGCGGCGGGCGAGGCTGAGGCCTCGGGGACAAACAAGTCGCTAACGGACGTCGTGGCACCGGCCGAGGGGAGCTTGCTGGAAGGTTGGCAGCTCCTGGAGGGATACCAGCAGGCCTATGGGGACCTGCCGGAGGACGTGTCTGGGGCAAAGGACGAGGATCACAGCCTCGCACCAGAAGCCCTCGAGACTACCGGCCAAAAGAGCAGCGTGGACACGTGTGTCCTTGGCGCGGCTCTGACGCAGCCCGGCCTCAAAGATACGCATGTTCCtggtgagggtctgaggcagaCCGGCCTCCAATCCCAAGACGAGATCACTCAAGGCCTCAAGCCAGAGGAAGAACGGCGGGCCGCCCTTCACCAACGGACCGCCCAGCCAGAAGTGGCGGTTCCTTCAACGGACAGCGAGGCTCCTGCGACGGAGGGCGAGGTCCCTTTGACAGAGGACGAGGTCCCTTCGACGGAGGACGAGGCCCCTTTAACAAAGGACGAGGTCCCTTCGACGGAGGACGAG GTCCCTTCGACAGAGGACGAGGTCCCTTCGACGGAGGACGAGGTCCCTTCGACGAAGGACGAGGCCCCTTTAACAAAGGACGAGGTCCCTTCGACGGAGGACGAGGTCCCTTCGACGGAGGACGAG GTCCCTTCGACGGAGGACGAG GTCCCTTCGACAGAAGTCGAGGTCCCTTCGACGGAGGGCGAGGTTCCTTCGACGGAGGACGAGGGTCCTGCGATGGATGGCAAGGGTCTTGCAGCGGACGGTGAGGGTCTAGAGGCGGACGGTGAAAACGACATCGCCGAAGCGTCTCATTTGAAGCCCGCGAGGAAGGTCGTGGGCGCCGTCGCCGCGGCCGTCCTGCCCGGAGCCAGGATGTTATCGGAGAGCCCCGTGACGGCCCGCTGGAAGGTGTGGCTGCTGTTCACCGGCAGCTTGATCATCGCCGCCTGGAGGGTGCACATCTGGAGGCTGCGGCGGCGGCCACGTCAGGACAAAGCCTCGTGA
- the LOC126982498 gene encoding dextranase-like isoform X16, which translates to MKAAITISLVFFSVAVRAAGEAEASGTNKSLTDVVAPAEGSLLEGWQLLEGYQQAYGDLPEDVSGAKDEDHSLAPEALETTGQKSSVDTCVLGAALTQPGLKDTHVPGEGLRQTGLQSQDEITQGLKPEEERRAALHQRTAQPEVAVPSTDSEAPATEGEVPLTEDEVPSTEDEAPLTKDEVPSTEDEVPSTEDEVPSTEDEVPSTEDEVPSTEGEGPATEDEVPSTEDEVPSTEGEGPATQDEVPSTELEVPSTEVEVPSTEGEVPSTEDEGPAMDGKGLAADGEGLEADGENDIAEASHLKPARKVVGAVAAAVLPGARMLSESPVTARWKVWLLFTGSLIIAAWRVHIWRLRRRPRQDKAS; encoded by the exons ATGAAGGCTGCCATCACAATCTCCTTGGTGTTCTTTAGCGTGGCGGTGAGGGCGGCGGGCGAGGCTGAGGCCTCGGGGACAAACAAGTCGCTAACGGACGTCGTGGCACCGGCCGAGGGGAGCTTGCTGGAAGGTTGGCAGCTCCTGGAGGGATACCAGCAGGCCTATGGGGACCTGCCGGAGGACGTGTCTGGGGCAAAGGACGAGGATCACAGCCTCGCACCAGAAGCCCTCGAGACTACCGGCCAAAAGAGCAGCGTGGACACGTGTGTCCTTGGCGCGGCTCTGACGCAGCCCGGCCTCAAAGATACGCATGTTCCtggtgagggtctgaggcagaCCGGCCTCCAATCCCAAGACGAGATCACTCAAGGCCTCAAGCCAGAGGAAGAACGGCGGGCCGCCCTTCACCAACGGACCGCCCAGCCAGAAGTGGCGGTTCCTTCAACGGACAGCGAGGCTCCTGCGACGGAGGGCGAGGTCCCTTTGACAGAGGACGAGGTCCCTTCGACGGAGGACGAGGCCCCTTTAACAAAGGACGAGGTCCCTTCGACGGAGGACGAG GTCCCTTCGACAGAGGACGAGGTCCCTTCGACGGAGGACGAG GTCCCTTCGACGGAGGACGAGGTCCCTTCGACAGAGGGCGAGGGTCCTGCAACGGAGGACGAGGTCCCTTCGACGGAGGACGAGGTCCCTTCGACAGAGGGCGAGGGTCCTGCAACGCAAGACGAGGTCCCTTCGACGGAGCTCGAGGTCCCTTCGACAGAAGTCGAGGTCCCTTCGACGGAGGGCGAGGTTCCTTCGACGGAGGACGAGGGTCCTGCGATGGATGGCAAGGGTCTTGCAGCGGACGGTGAGGGTCTAGAGGCGGACGGTGAAAACGACATCGCCGAAGCGTCTCATTTGAAGCCCGCGAGGAAGGTCGTGGGCGCCGTCGCCGCGGCCGTCCTGCCCGGAGCCAGGATGTTATCGGAGAGCCCCGTGACGGCCCGCTGGAAGGTGTGGCTGCTGTTCACCGGCAGCTTGATCATCGCCGCCTGGAGGGTGCACATCTGGAGGCTGCGGCGGCGGCCACGTCAGGACAAAGCCTCGTGA
- the LOC126982498 gene encoding protein AHNAK2-like isoform X26 → MKAAITISLVFFSVAVRAAGEAEASGTNKSLTDVVAPAEGSLLEGWQLLEGYQQAYGDLPEDVSGAKDEDHSLAPEALETTGQKSSVDTCVLGAALTQPGLKDTHVPGEGLRQTGLQSQDEITQGLKPEEERRAALHQRTAQPEVAVPSTDSEAPATEGEVPLTEDEVPSTEDEAPLTKDEVPSTEDEVPSTEDEVPSTEDEVPSTKDEAPLTKDEVPSTEDEVPSTEDEVPSTEDEVPSTELEVPSTEVEVPSTEGEVPSTEDEGPAMDGKGLAADGEGLEADGENDIAEASHLKPARKVVGAVAAAVLPGARMLSESPVTARWKVWLLFTGSLIIAAWRVHIWRLRRRPRQDKAS, encoded by the exons ATGAAGGCTGCCATCACAATCTCCTTGGTGTTCTTTAGCGTGGCGGTGAGGGCGGCGGGCGAGGCTGAGGCCTCGGGGACAAACAAGTCGCTAACGGACGTCGTGGCACCGGCCGAGGGGAGCTTGCTGGAAGGTTGGCAGCTCCTGGAGGGATACCAGCAGGCCTATGGGGACCTGCCGGAGGACGTGTCTGGGGCAAAGGACGAGGATCACAGCCTCGCACCAGAAGCCCTCGAGACTACCGGCCAAAAGAGCAGCGTGGACACGTGTGTCCTTGGCGCGGCTCTGACGCAGCCCGGCCTCAAAGATACGCATGTTCCtggtgagggtctgaggcagaCCGGCCTCCAATCCCAAGACGAGATCACTCAAGGCCTCAAGCCAGAGGAAGAACGGCGGGCCGCCCTTCACCAACGGACCGCCCAGCCAGAAGTGGCGGTTCCTTCAACGGACAGCGAGGCTCCTGCGACGGAGGGCGAGGTCCCTTTGACAGAGGACGAGGTCCCTTCGACGGAGGACGAGGCCCCTTTAACAAAGGACGAGGTCCCTTCGACGGAGGACGAG GTCCCTTCGACAGAGGACGAGGTCCCTTCGACGGAGGACGAGGTCCCTTCGACGAAGGACGAGGCCCCTTTAACAAAGGACGAGGTCCCTTCGACGGAGGACGAGGTCCCTTCGACGGAGGACGAG GTCCCTTCGACGGAGGACGAG GTCCCTTCGACGGAGCTCGAGGTCCCTTCGACAGAAGTCGAGGTCCCTTCGACGGAGGGCGAGGTTCCTTCGACGGAGGACGAGGGTCCTGCGATGGATGGCAAGGGTCTTGCAGCGGACGGTGAGGGTCTAGAGGCGGACGGTGAAAACGACATCGCCGAAGCGTCTCATTTGAAGCCCGCGAGGAAGGTCGTGGGCGCCGTCGCCGCGGCCGTCCTGCCCGGAGCCAGGATGTTATCGGAGAGCCCCGTGACGGCCCGCTGGAAGGTGTGGCTGCTGTTCACCGGCAGCTTGATCATCGCCGCCTGGAGGGTGCACATCTGGAGGCTGCGGCGGCGGCCACGTCAGGACAAAGCCTCGTGA
- the LOC126982498 gene encoding protein AHNAK2-like isoform X1 — translation MKAAITISLVFFSVAVRAAGEAEASGTNKSLTDVVAPAEGSLLEGWQLLEGYQQAYGDLPEDVSGAKDEDHSLAPEALETTGQKSSVDTCVLGAALTQPGLKDTHVPGEGLRQTGLQSQDEITQGLKPEEERRAALHQRTAQPEVAVPSTDSEAPATEGEVPLTEDEVPSTEDEAPLTKDEVPSTEDEVPSTEGEGPATEDEVPSTEDEVPSTEDEVPSTEDEVPSTEDEVPSTEDEVPSTEGEGPATEDEVPSTEDEVPSTEGEGPATQDEVPSTELEVPSTEVEVPSTEGEVPSTEDEGPAMDGKGLAADGEGLEADGENDIAEASHLKPARKVVGAVAAAVLPGARMLSESPVTARWKVWLLFTGSLIIAAWRVHIWRLRRRPRQDKAS, via the exons ATGAAGGCTGCCATCACAATCTCCTTGGTGTTCTTTAGCGTGGCGGTGAGGGCGGCGGGCGAGGCTGAGGCCTCGGGGACAAACAAGTCGCTAACGGACGTCGTGGCACCGGCCGAGGGGAGCTTGCTGGAAGGTTGGCAGCTCCTGGAGGGATACCAGCAGGCCTATGGGGACCTGCCGGAGGACGTGTCTGGGGCAAAGGACGAGGATCACAGCCTCGCACCAGAAGCCCTCGAGACTACCGGCCAAAAGAGCAGCGTGGACACGTGTGTCCTTGGCGCGGCTCTGACGCAGCCCGGCCTCAAAGATACGCATGTTCCtggtgagggtctgaggcagaCCGGCCTCCAATCCCAAGACGAGATCACTCAAGGCCTCAAGCCAGAGGAAGAACGGCGGGCCGCCCTTCACCAACGGACCGCCCAGCCAGAAGTGGCGGTTCCTTCAACGGACAGCGAGGCTCCTGCGACGGAGGGCGAGGTCCCTTTGACAGAGGACGAGGTCCCTTCGACGGAGGACGAGGCCCCTTTAACAAAGGACGAGGTCCCTTCGACGGAGGACGAGGTCCCTTCGACAGAGGGCGAGGGTCCTGCAACGGAGGACGAGGTCCCTTCGACGGAGGACGAGGTCCCTTCGACAGAGGACGAGGTCCCTTCGACGGAGGACGAG GTCCCTTCGACGGAGGACGAGGTCCCTTCGACGGAGGACGAGGTCCCTTCGACAGAGGGCGAGGGTCCTGCAACGGAGGACGAGGTCCCTTCGACGGAGGACGAGGTCCCTTCGACAGAGGGCGAGGGTCCTGCAACGCAAGACGAGGTCCCTTCGACGGAGCTCGAGGTCCCTTCGACAGAAGTCGAGGTCCCTTCGACGGAGGGCGAGGTTCCTTCGACGGAGGACGAGGGTCCTGCGATGGATGGCAAGGGTCTTGCAGCGGACGGTGAGGGTCTAGAGGCGGACGGTGAAAACGACATCGCCGAAGCGTCTCATTTGAAGCCCGCGAGGAAGGTCGTGGGCGCCGTCGCCGCGGCCGTCCTGCCCGGAGCCAGGATGTTATCGGAGAGCCCCGTGACGGCCCGCTGGAAGGTGTGGCTGCTGTTCACCGGCAGCTTGATCATCGCCGCCTGGAGGGTGCACATCTGGAGGCTGCGGCGGCGGCCACGTCAGGACAAAGCCTCGTGA
- the LOC126982498 gene encoding dextranase-like isoform X15 has protein sequence MKAAITISLVFFSVAVRAAGEAEASGTNKSLTDVVAPAEGSLLEGWQLLEGYQQAYGDLPEDVSGAKDEDHSLAPEALETTGQKSSVDTCVLGAALTQPGLKDTHVPGEGLRQTGLQSQDEITQGLKPEEERRAALHQRTAQPEVAVPSTDSEAPATEGEVPLTEDEVPSTEDEAPLTKDEVPSTEDEVPSTEGEGPATEDEVPSTEDEVPSTEGEGPATEDEVPSTEDEVPSTEGEGPATQDEVPSTELEVPSTEVEVPSTEGEVPSTEDEGPAMDGKGLAADGEGLEADGENDIAEASHLKPARKVVGAVAAAVLPGARMLSESPVTARWKVWLLFTGSLIIAAWRVHIWRLRRRPRQDKAS, from the exons ATGAAGGCTGCCATCACAATCTCCTTGGTGTTCTTTAGCGTGGCGGTGAGGGCGGCGGGCGAGGCTGAGGCCTCGGGGACAAACAAGTCGCTAACGGACGTCGTGGCACCGGCCGAGGGGAGCTTGCTGGAAGGTTGGCAGCTCCTGGAGGGATACCAGCAGGCCTATGGGGACCTGCCGGAGGACGTGTCTGGGGCAAAGGACGAGGATCACAGCCTCGCACCAGAAGCCCTCGAGACTACCGGCCAAAAGAGCAGCGTGGACACGTGTGTCCTTGGCGCGGCTCTGACGCAGCCCGGCCTCAAAGATACGCATGTTCCtggtgagggtctgaggcagaCCGGCCTCCAATCCCAAGACGAGATCACTCAAGGCCTCAAGCCAGAGGAAGAACGGCGGGCCGCCCTTCACCAACGGACCGCCCAGCCAGAAGTGGCGGTTCCTTCAACGGACAGCGAGGCTCCTGCGACGGAGGGCGAGGTCCCTTTGACAGAGGACGAGGTCCCTTCGACGGAGGACGAGGCCCCTTTAACAAAGGACGAGGTCCCTTCGACGGAGGACGAGGTCCCTTCGACAGAGGGCGAGGGTCCTGCAACGGAGGACGAGGTCCCTTCGACGGAGGACGAG GTCCCTTCGACAGAGGGCGAGGGTCCTGCAACGGAGGACGAGGTCCCTTCGACGGAGGACGAGGTCCCTTCGACAGAGGGCGAGGGTCCTGCAACGCAAGACGAGGTCCCTTCGACGGAGCTCGAGGTCCCTTCGACAGAAGTCGAGGTCCCTTCGACGGAGGGCGAGGTTCCTTCGACGGAGGACGAGGGTCCTGCGATGGATGGCAAGGGTCTTGCAGCGGACGGTGAGGGTCTAGAGGCGGACGGTGAAAACGACATCGCCGAAGCGTCTCATTTGAAGCCCGCGAGGAAGGTCGTGGGCGCCGTCGCCGCGGCCGTCCTGCCCGGAGCCAGGATGTTATCGGAGAGCCCCGTGACGGCCCGCTGGAAGGTGTGGCTGCTGTTCACCGGCAGCTTGATCATCGCCGCCTGGAGGGTGCACATCTGGAGGCTGCGGCGGCGGCCACGTCAGGACAAAGCCTCGTGA
- the LOC126982498 gene encoding protein AHNAK2-like isoform X3 — translation MKAAITISLVFFSVAVRAAGEAEASGTNKSLTDVVAPAEGSLLEGWQLLEGYQQAYGDLPEDVSGAKDEDHSLAPEALETTGQKSSVDTCVLGAALTQPGLKDTHVPGEGLRQTGLQSQDEITQGLKPEEERRAALHQRTAQPEVAVPSTDSEAPATEGEVPLTEDEVPSTEDEAPLTKDEVPSTEDEVPSTEGEGPATEDEVPSTEDEVPSTEDEVPSTEDEVPSTEDEVPSTEGEGPATEDEVPSTEDEVPSTEGEGPATQDEVPSTELEVPSTEVEVPSTEGEVPSTEDEGPAMDGKGLAADGEGLEADGENDIAEASHLKPARKVVGAVAAAVLPGARMLSESPVTARWKVWLLFTGSLIIAAWRVHIWRLRRRPRQDKAS, via the exons ATGAAGGCTGCCATCACAATCTCCTTGGTGTTCTTTAGCGTGGCGGTGAGGGCGGCGGGCGAGGCTGAGGCCTCGGGGACAAACAAGTCGCTAACGGACGTCGTGGCACCGGCCGAGGGGAGCTTGCTGGAAGGTTGGCAGCTCCTGGAGGGATACCAGCAGGCCTATGGGGACCTGCCGGAGGACGTGTCTGGGGCAAAGGACGAGGATCACAGCCTCGCACCAGAAGCCCTCGAGACTACCGGCCAAAAGAGCAGCGTGGACACGTGTGTCCTTGGCGCGGCTCTGACGCAGCCCGGCCTCAAAGATACGCATGTTCCtggtgagggtctgaggcagaCCGGCCTCCAATCCCAAGACGAGATCACTCAAGGCCTCAAGCCAGAGGAAGAACGGCGGGCCGCCCTTCACCAACGGACCGCCCAGCCAGAAGTGGCGGTTCCTTCAACGGACAGCGAGGCTCCTGCGACGGAGGGCGAGGTCCCTTTGACAGAGGACGAGGTCCCTTCGACGGAGGACGAGGCCCCTTTAACAAAGGACGAGGTCCCTTCGACGGAGGACGAGGTCCCTTCGACAGAGGGCGAGGGTCCTGCAACGGAGGACGAGGTCCCTTCGACGGAGGACGAGGTCCCTTCGACAGAGGACGAGGTCCCTTCGACGGAGGACGAG GTCCCTTCGACGGAGGACGAGGTCCCTTCGACAGAGGGCGAGGGTCCTGCAACGGAGGACGAGGTCCCTTCGACGGAGGACGAGGTCCCTTCGACAGAGGGCGAGGGTCCTGCAACGCAAGACGAGGTCCCTTCGACGGAGCTCGAGGTCCCTTCGACAGAAGTCGAGGTCCCTTCGACGGAGGGCGAGGTTCCTTCGACGGAGGACGAGGGTCCTGCGATGGATGGCAAGGGTCTTGCAGCGGACGGTGAGGGTCTAGAGGCGGACGGTGAAAACGACATCGCCGAAGCGTCTCATTTGAAGCCCGCGAGGAAGGTCGTGGGCGCCGTCGCCGCGGCCGTCCTGCCCGGAGCCAGGATGTTATCGGAGAGCCCCGTGACGGCCCGCTGGAAGGTGTGGCTGCTGTTCACCGGCAGCTTGATCATCGCCGCCTGGAGGGTGCACATCTGGAGGCTGCGGCGGCGGCCACGTCAGGACAAAGCCTCGTGA
- the LOC126982498 gene encoding protein AHNAK2-like isoform X28 — protein MKAAITISLVFFSVAVRAAGEAEASGTNKSLTDVVAPAEGSLLEGWQLLEGYQQAYGDLPEDVSGAKDEDHSLAPEALETTGQKSSVDTCVLGAALTQPGLKDTHVPGEGLRQTGLQSQDEITQGLKPEEERRAALHQRTAQPEVAVPSTDSEAPATEGEVPLTEDEVPSTEDEAPLTKDEVPSTEDEVPSTEDEVPSTEGEGPATEDEVPSTEDEVPSTEGEGPATQDEVPSTELEVPSTEVEVPSTEGEVPSTEDEGPAMDGKGLAADGEGLEADGENDIAEASHLKPARKVVGAVAAAVLPGARMLSESPVTARWKVWLLFTGSLIIAAWRVHIWRLRRRPRQDKAS, from the exons ATGAAGGCTGCCATCACAATCTCCTTGGTGTTCTTTAGCGTGGCGGTGAGGGCGGCGGGCGAGGCTGAGGCCTCGGGGACAAACAAGTCGCTAACGGACGTCGTGGCACCGGCCGAGGGGAGCTTGCTGGAAGGTTGGCAGCTCCTGGAGGGATACCAGCAGGCCTATGGGGACCTGCCGGAGGACGTGTCTGGGGCAAAGGACGAGGATCACAGCCTCGCACCAGAAGCCCTCGAGACTACCGGCCAAAAGAGCAGCGTGGACACGTGTGTCCTTGGCGCGGCTCTGACGCAGCCCGGCCTCAAAGATACGCATGTTCCtggtgagggtctgaggcagaCCGGCCTCCAATCCCAAGACGAGATCACTCAAGGCCTCAAGCCAGAGGAAGAACGGCGGGCCGCCCTTCACCAACGGACCGCCCAGCCAGAAGTGGCGGTTCCTTCAACGGACAGCGAGGCTCCTGCGACGGAGGGCGAGGTCCCTTTGACAGAGGACGAGGTCCCTTCGACGGAGGACGAGGCCCCTTTAACAAAGGACGAGGTCCCTTCGACGGAGGACGAG GTCCCTTCGACGGAGGACGAGGTCCCTTCGACAGAGGGCGAGGGTCCTGCAACGGAGGACGAGGTCCCTTCGACGGAGGACGAGGTCCCTTCGACAGAGGGCGAGGGTCCTGCAACGCAAGACGAGGTCCCTTCGACGGAGCTCGAGGTCCCTTCGACAGAAGTCGAGGTCCCTTCGACGGAGGGCGAGGTTCCTTCGACGGAGGACGAGGGTCCTGCGATGGATGGCAAGGGTCTTGCAGCGGACGGTGAGGGTCTAGAGGCGGACGGTGAAAACGACATCGCCGAAGCGTCTCATTTGAAGCCCGCGAGGAAGGTCGTGGGCGCCGTCGCCGCGGCCGTCCTGCCCGGAGCCAGGATGTTATCGGAGAGCCCCGTGACGGCCCGCTGGAAGGTGTGGCTGCTGTTCACCGGCAGCTTGATCATCGCCGCCTGGAGGGTGCACATCTGGAGGCTGCGGCGGCGGCCACGTCAGGACAAAGCCTCGTGA
- the LOC126982498 gene encoding protein AHNAK2-like isoform X7 encodes MKAAITISLVFFSVAVRAAGEAEASGTNKSLTDVVAPAEGSLLEGWQLLEGYQQAYGDLPEDVSGAKDEDHSLAPEALETTGQKSSVDTCVLGAALTQPGLKDTHVPGEGLRQTGLQSQDEITQGLKPEEERRAALHQRTAQPEVAVPSTDSEAPATEGEVPLTEDEVPSTEDEAPLTKDEVPSTEDEVPSTEGEGPATEDEVPSTEDEVPSTEDEVPSTEDEVPSTEDEVPSTEDEVPSTEGEGPATEDEVPSTEDEVPSTELEVPSTEVEVPSTEGEVPSTEDEGPAMDGKGLAADGEGLEADGENDIAEASHLKPARKVVGAVAAAVLPGARMLSESPVTARWKVWLLFTGSLIIAAWRVHIWRLRRRPRQDKAS; translated from the exons ATGAAGGCTGCCATCACAATCTCCTTGGTGTTCTTTAGCGTGGCGGTGAGGGCGGCGGGCGAGGCTGAGGCCTCGGGGACAAACAAGTCGCTAACGGACGTCGTGGCACCGGCCGAGGGGAGCTTGCTGGAAGGTTGGCAGCTCCTGGAGGGATACCAGCAGGCCTATGGGGACCTGCCGGAGGACGTGTCTGGGGCAAAGGACGAGGATCACAGCCTCGCACCAGAAGCCCTCGAGACTACCGGCCAAAAGAGCAGCGTGGACACGTGTGTCCTTGGCGCGGCTCTGACGCAGCCCGGCCTCAAAGATACGCATGTTCCtggtgagggtctgaggcagaCCGGCCTCCAATCCCAAGACGAGATCACTCAAGGCCTCAAGCCAGAGGAAGAACGGCGGGCCGCCCTTCACCAACGGACCGCCCAGCCAGAAGTGGCGGTTCCTTCAACGGACAGCGAGGCTCCTGCGACGGAGGGCGAGGTCCCTTTGACAGAGGACGAGGTCCCTTCGACGGAGGACGAGGCCCCTTTAACAAAGGACGAGGTCCCTTCGACGGAGGACGAGGTCCCTTCGACAGAGGGCGAGGGTCCTGCAACGGAGGACGAGGTCCCTTCGACGGAGGACGAGGTCCCTTCGACAGAGGACGAGGTCCCTTCGACGGAGGACGAG GTCCCTTCGACGGAGGACGAGGTCCCTTCGACGGAGGACGAGGTCCCTTCGACAGAGGGCGAGGGTCCTGCAACGGAGGACGAGGTCCCTTCGACGGAGGACGAG GTCCCTTCGACGGAGCTCGAGGTCCCTTCGACAGAAGTCGAGGTCCCTTCGACGGAGGGCGAGGTTCCTTCGACGGAGGACGAGGGTCCTGCGATGGATGGCAAGGGTCTTGCAGCGGACGGTGAGGGTCTAGAGGCGGACGGTGAAAACGACATCGCCGAAGCGTCTCATTTGAAGCCCGCGAGGAAGGTCGTGGGCGCCGTCGCCGCGGCCGTCCTGCCCGGAGCCAGGATGTTATCGGAGAGCCCCGTGACGGCCCGCTGGAAGGTGTGGCTGCTGTTCACCGGCAGCTTGATCATCGCCGCCTGGAGGGTGCACATCTGGAGGCTGCGGCGGCGGCCACGTCAGGACAAAGCCTCGTGA
- the LOC126982498 gene encoding protein AHNAK2-like isoform X2, with the protein MKAAITISLVFFSVAVRAAGEAEASGTNKSLTDVVAPAEGSLLEGWQLLEGYQQAYGDLPEDVSGAKDEDHSLAPEALETTGQKSSVDTCVLGAALTQPGLKDTHVPGEGLRQTGLQSQDEITQGLKPEEERRAALHQRTAQPEVAVPSTDSEAPATEGEVPLTEDEVPSTEDEAPLTKDEVPSTEDEVPSTEDEVPSTEDEVPSTKDEAPLTKDEVPSTEDEVPSTEDEVPSTEGEGPATEDEVPSTEDEVPSTEGEGPATQDEVPSTELEVPSTEVEVPSTEGEVPSTEDEGPAMDGKGLAADGEGLEADGENDIAEASHLKPARKVVGAVAAAVLPGARMLSESPVTARWKVWLLFTGSLIIAAWRVHIWRLRRRPRQDKAS; encoded by the exons ATGAAGGCTGCCATCACAATCTCCTTGGTGTTCTTTAGCGTGGCGGTGAGGGCGGCGGGCGAGGCTGAGGCCTCGGGGACAAACAAGTCGCTAACGGACGTCGTGGCACCGGCCGAGGGGAGCTTGCTGGAAGGTTGGCAGCTCCTGGAGGGATACCAGCAGGCCTATGGGGACCTGCCGGAGGACGTGTCTGGGGCAAAGGACGAGGATCACAGCCTCGCACCAGAAGCCCTCGAGACTACCGGCCAAAAGAGCAGCGTGGACACGTGTGTCCTTGGCGCGGCTCTGACGCAGCCCGGCCTCAAAGATACGCATGTTCCtggtgagggtctgaggcagaCCGGCCTCCAATCCCAAGACGAGATCACTCAAGGCCTCAAGCCAGAGGAAGAACGGCGGGCCGCCCTTCACCAACGGACCGCCCAGCCAGAAGTGGCGGTTCCTTCAACGGACAGCGAGGCTCCTGCGACGGAGGGCGAGGTCCCTTTGACAGAGGACGAGGTCCCTTCGACGGAGGACGAGGCCCCTTTAACAAAGGACGAGGTCCCTTCGACGGAGGACGAG GTCCCTTCGACAGAGGACGAGGTCCCTTCGACGGAGGACGAGGTCCCTTCGACGAAGGACGAGGCCCCTTTAACAAAGGACGAGGTCCCTTCGACGGAGGACGAGGTCCCTTCGACGGAGGACGAGGTCCCTTCGACAGAGGGCGAGGGTCCTGCAACGGAGGACGAGGTCCCTTCGACGGAGGACGAGGTCCCTTCGACAGAGGGCGAGGGTCCTGCAACGCAAGACGAGGTCCCTTCGACGGAGCTCGAGGTCCCTTCGACAGAAGTCGAGGTCCCTTCGACGGAGGGCGAGGTTCCTTCGACGGAGGACGAGGGTCCTGCGATGGATGGCAAGGGTCTTGCAGCGGACGGTGAGGGTCTAGAGGCGGACGGTGAAAACGACATCGCCGAAGCGTCTCATTTGAAGCCCGCGAGGAAGGTCGTGGGCGCCGTCGCCGCGGCCGTCCTGCCCGGAGCCAGGATGTTATCGGAGAGCCCCGTGACGGCCCGCTGGAAGGTGTGGCTGCTGTTCACCGGCAGCTTGATCATCGCCGCCTGGAGGGTGCACATCTGGAGGCTGCGGCGGCGGCCACGTCAGGACAAAGCCTCGTGA